One part of the Solanum dulcamara chromosome 8, daSolDulc1.2, whole genome shotgun sequence genome encodes these proteins:
- the LOC129899300 gene encoding receptor-like protein kinase HERK 1 isoform X1 — MLSLHSFLFILLLGFLCVSSGFDPADNYLIDCGSSKDTNVVNRVFVADKSALKFLSASQDILADNTKSSDLPLYQTARVFTEKSSYKFPITKVGRHWIRLYFYPFVYESYDMSSAAFSVSTQQNVLLGNFSPKKDVSVKEFSVNVTTHDLVITFSPLSDSFAYINALEVVSVPDTLITNDASTFGPSGVFSGMYAQALETVARVNMGGPAVSFSNDTLWRSWVPDRGYLTQPDFAKSLSKIGSVKYMDGGATPDIAPQSIYGTCTKMNVDAAGNDASANFNMTWVFNVDVGFQYFIRLHLCDIMSTSANQLLFNIYVDSSNVASDFDLSSKVQGRLATAYYMDFVTPQANSKNISISIGPSSKSAFPDAFLNGVELLKLNNSQGSLADISSVPPSSSSGSKKNIGVIVGAIVGVTLVLLMVGLLFCMRRRRKQEQLGLSKTWIPLSIGGGGLSHTMGSKYSNGTTISAASNLSYRIPFAAMLAATKKFDESLVIGIGGFGKVFKGVLNDGTKVAIKRGNPSSQQGLREFQTEIEMLSQFRHRHLVSLIGYCDEKNEMILVYEYMENGTLKSHLYGSDMPSMSWKQRLEICIGSARGLHYLHTSYAKAVIHRDVKSANILLDENMMAKVADFGLSKAGPELDQTHVSTAVKGSFGYLDPEYFRRQQLTEKSDVYSFGVVLFEVLCARPVIDPSLPREMVNLAEWAMKWQKKGQLELIIDPSLAGKIRPDSLRKFGETAEKCLADFGVDRPSMGDVLWNLEYALQLQEAVIQVDPDENSSNLIGELSPQVSDFSHVDATTSALHFEASNLDDLSGVSMSKVFSQLVKSEGR; from the coding sequence ATGTTGTCATTACATAGTTTCttgtttatattgttgttgGGTTTTTTATGTGTTTCTTCTGGATTTGATCCTGCAGATAATTACTTAATAGATTGTGGATCTTCAAAAGATACAAATGTTGTTAATAGGGTTTTTGTTGCTGATAAATCTGCTTTAAAGTTTCTTTCAGCTTCTCAAGATATATTAGCTGATAATACAAAGTCTAGTGATTTACCCCTTTATCAAACAGCTAGAGTTTTTACTGAAAAATCTAGTTATAAATTCCCTATTACTAAAGTTGGGAGGCATTGGATCCGTCTTTATTTTTACCCATTTGTATATGAATCTTATGATATGAGTTCAGCAGCTTTCTCTGTTTCAACTCAACAGAATGTTCTCCTTGGAAATTTTAGTCCTAAAAAAGATGTTTCTGTTAAAGAATTTTCTGTCAACGTAACGACGCATGATCTTGTAATCACTTTTTCTCCTTTGAGCGATTCATTTGCTTATATAAATGCTTTGGAAGTTGTATCTGTACCTGATACTCTTATAACTAATGATGCCTCGACGTTTGGTCCATCTGGGGTATTTAGTGGTATGTATGCACAAGCACTTGAAACAGTTGCTAGAGTAAACATGGGTGGACCAGCTGTATCGTTTTCAAACGATACATTATGGAGGAGTTGGGTTCCTGATCGAGGTTACTTGACACAACCGGATTTTGCAAAGTCCTTGTCAAAGATTGGATCGGTAAAGTACATGGATGGTGGAGCAACGCCAGATATTGCACCACAGAGCATTTATGGTACTTGTACTAAGATGAATGTTGATGCTGCTGGTAATGATGCTAGTGCTAATTTTAACATGACGTGGGTGTTTAATGTGGATGTTGGTTTTCAGTACTTCATTCGGTTACACTTGTGTGATATAATGAGTACATCTGCTAATCAGCTGTTGTTTAACATCTATGTTGATTCGTCGAATGTAGCTTCTGATTTTGATCTGAGTTCTAAAGTTCAGGGAAGATTGGCCACTGCGTATTACATGGATTTTGTGACACCACAAGCTAATAGCAAAAACATTAGCATTAGTATTGGCCCATCTTCAAAAAGTGCTTTTCCTGATGCCTTTCTAAATGGGGTGGAGCTGCTGAAGTTGAATAACTCTCAAGGAAGCCTTGCTGATATTTCCTCCGTTCCTCCTTCCTCGAGCTCGGGCTCGAAAAAGAATATCGGAGTCATCGTGGGAGCGATCGTAGGCGTGACACTTGTGTTGCTCATGGTTGGTCTTCTGTTTTGTATGCGCAGAAGAAGAAAGCAGGAACAACTCGGCTTGTCGAAAACATGGATTCCTTTGTCTATTGGTGGTGGCGGCTTGTCTCATACTATGGGAAGCAAATACTCGAATGGGACGACCATAAGTGCTGCTTCTAACTTGAGTTATCGCATTCCTTTTGCAGCCATGCTAGCAGCAACCAAAAAGTTTGATGAGAGTTTGGTCATTGGGATAGGTGGATTTGGTAAGGTATTCAAGGGTGTTTTAAACGATGGCACGAAGGTAGCTATTAAGAGGGGTAATCCTAGCTCCCAACAAGGTCTTAGAGAGTTCCAAACTGAAATAGAGATGCTCTCTCAGTTCCGTCATCGTCATCTTGTTTCGTTGATTGGATACTGTGATGAAAAGAATGAGATGATTCTCGTGTACGAGTACATGGAGAATGGGACCCTCAAGAGCCATTTGTATGGTTCGGATATGCCTAGTATGAGCTGGAAACAAAGGCTGGAGATATGCATTGGGTCAGCAAGAGGTCTACACTACCTACATACTAGCTACGCCAAAGCAGTTATACATCGTGATGTCAAATCGGCGAACATATTACTAGACGAGAATATGATGGCAAAAGTAGCTGATTTCGGACTTTCTAAGGCAGGACCTGAGCTCGATCAAACCCATGTTAGCACGGCAGTGAAAGGGAGCTTCGGGTACCTAGATCCTGAATATTTCAGGAGGCAACAATTGACTGAAAAAAGTGATGTTTACTCTTTTGGTGTTGTTCTGTTTGAAGTTCTTTGTGCTAGGCCTGTAATCGATCCATCTCTTCCGAGGGAGATGGTTAATTTAGCCGAATGGGCGATGAAGTGGCAGAAGAAGGGACAACTGGAGCTAATCATAGATCCCAGTCTTGCTGGAAAAATAAGACCGGATTCCCTGAGGAAGTTTGGAGAAACAGCAGAGAAATGCTTGGCTGATTTTGGTGTGGACAGGCCTTCAATGGGCGATGTGCTGTGGAACCTCGAGTATGCACTTCAACTACAAGAGGCAGTTATTCAAGTCGATCCTGACGAGAACAGTAGCAATCTCATCGGAGAACTCTCTCCTCAAGTAAGCGATTTCAGTCATGTCGATGCCACTACTTCAGCTCTGCATTTTGAAGCGTCGAATCTGGATGATCTGTCTGGAGTTTCCATGAGTAAAGTTTTTTCACAATTGGTTAAGTCTGAGGGAAGATAA
- the LOC129899300 gene encoding receptor-like protein kinase HERK 1 isoform X2 produces MYAQALETVARVNMGGPAVSFSNDTLWRSWVPDRGYLTQPDFAKSLSKIGSVKYMDGGATPDIAPQSIYGTCTKMNVDAAGNDASANFNMTWVFNVDVGFQYFIRLHLCDIMSTSANQLLFNIYVDSSNVASDFDLSSKVQGRLATAYYMDFVTPQANSKNISISIGPSSKSAFPDAFLNGVELLKLNNSQGSLADISSVPPSSSSGSKKNIGVIVGAIVGVTLVLLMVGLLFCMRRRRKQEQLGLSKTWIPLSIGGGGLSHTMGSKYSNGTTISAASNLSYRIPFAAMLAATKKFDESLVIGIGGFGKVFKGVLNDGTKVAIKRGNPSSQQGLREFQTEIEMLSQFRHRHLVSLIGYCDEKNEMILVYEYMENGTLKSHLYGSDMPSMSWKQRLEICIGSARGLHYLHTSYAKAVIHRDVKSANILLDENMMAKVADFGLSKAGPELDQTHVSTAVKGSFGYLDPEYFRRQQLTEKSDVYSFGVVLFEVLCARPVIDPSLPREMVNLAEWAMKWQKKGQLELIIDPSLAGKIRPDSLRKFGETAEKCLADFGVDRPSMGDVLWNLEYALQLQEAVIQVDPDENSSNLIGELSPQVSDFSHVDATTSALHFEASNLDDLSGVSMSKVFSQLVKSEGR; encoded by the coding sequence ATGTATGCACAAGCACTTGAAACAGTTGCTAGAGTAAACATGGGTGGACCAGCTGTATCGTTTTCAAACGATACATTATGGAGGAGTTGGGTTCCTGATCGAGGTTACTTGACACAACCGGATTTTGCAAAGTCCTTGTCAAAGATTGGATCGGTAAAGTACATGGATGGTGGAGCAACGCCAGATATTGCACCACAGAGCATTTATGGTACTTGTACTAAGATGAATGTTGATGCTGCTGGTAATGATGCTAGTGCTAATTTTAACATGACGTGGGTGTTTAATGTGGATGTTGGTTTTCAGTACTTCATTCGGTTACACTTGTGTGATATAATGAGTACATCTGCTAATCAGCTGTTGTTTAACATCTATGTTGATTCGTCGAATGTAGCTTCTGATTTTGATCTGAGTTCTAAAGTTCAGGGAAGATTGGCCACTGCGTATTACATGGATTTTGTGACACCACAAGCTAATAGCAAAAACATTAGCATTAGTATTGGCCCATCTTCAAAAAGTGCTTTTCCTGATGCCTTTCTAAATGGGGTGGAGCTGCTGAAGTTGAATAACTCTCAAGGAAGCCTTGCTGATATTTCCTCCGTTCCTCCTTCCTCGAGCTCGGGCTCGAAAAAGAATATCGGAGTCATCGTGGGAGCGATCGTAGGCGTGACACTTGTGTTGCTCATGGTTGGTCTTCTGTTTTGTATGCGCAGAAGAAGAAAGCAGGAACAACTCGGCTTGTCGAAAACATGGATTCCTTTGTCTATTGGTGGTGGCGGCTTGTCTCATACTATGGGAAGCAAATACTCGAATGGGACGACCATAAGTGCTGCTTCTAACTTGAGTTATCGCATTCCTTTTGCAGCCATGCTAGCAGCAACCAAAAAGTTTGATGAGAGTTTGGTCATTGGGATAGGTGGATTTGGTAAGGTATTCAAGGGTGTTTTAAACGATGGCACGAAGGTAGCTATTAAGAGGGGTAATCCTAGCTCCCAACAAGGTCTTAGAGAGTTCCAAACTGAAATAGAGATGCTCTCTCAGTTCCGTCATCGTCATCTTGTTTCGTTGATTGGATACTGTGATGAAAAGAATGAGATGATTCTCGTGTACGAGTACATGGAGAATGGGACCCTCAAGAGCCATTTGTATGGTTCGGATATGCCTAGTATGAGCTGGAAACAAAGGCTGGAGATATGCATTGGGTCAGCAAGAGGTCTACACTACCTACATACTAGCTACGCCAAAGCAGTTATACATCGTGATGTCAAATCGGCGAACATATTACTAGACGAGAATATGATGGCAAAAGTAGCTGATTTCGGACTTTCTAAGGCAGGACCTGAGCTCGATCAAACCCATGTTAGCACGGCAGTGAAAGGGAGCTTCGGGTACCTAGATCCTGAATATTTCAGGAGGCAACAATTGACTGAAAAAAGTGATGTTTACTCTTTTGGTGTTGTTCTGTTTGAAGTTCTTTGTGCTAGGCCTGTAATCGATCCATCTCTTCCGAGGGAGATGGTTAATTTAGCCGAATGGGCGATGAAGTGGCAGAAGAAGGGACAACTGGAGCTAATCATAGATCCCAGTCTTGCTGGAAAAATAAGACCGGATTCCCTGAGGAAGTTTGGAGAAACAGCAGAGAAATGCTTGGCTGATTTTGGTGTGGACAGGCCTTCAATGGGCGATGTGCTGTGGAACCTCGAGTATGCACTTCAACTACAAGAGGCAGTTATTCAAGTCGATCCTGACGAGAACAGTAGCAATCTCATCGGAGAACTCTCTCCTCAAGTAAGCGATTTCAGTCATGTCGATGCCACTACTTCAGCTCTGCATTTTGAAGCGTCGAATCTGGATGATCTGTCTGGAGTTTCCATGAGTAAAGTTTTTTCACAATTGGTTAAGTCTGAGGGAAGATAA